The Desulfofundulus salinus genome includes the window TAATCGGGGCCACTTTGCATACAGGCGCGGGGGTAGCAGCTGCTGCCCCCAGCCAGATCAACTGTGCAGACCTCAAACCGGCCCGTGTCGTGGCTGTAGACTGTTCCGCCCTGGGTGTTTCACAGGTGGATCCCCCCAAGGTGAACACCCGGGAAACCAGGCTATCTTATTTCCCCGAGCTATCCCGGGGGATAACCATCCGGCCAATCATAACTCGGCTTGCGGAAGATGTGCATAACCTCATCGAGTGGGCCGCACAAAAGGTAGGCTTGTCCTCATCACTGCTGAGGGCCGTAGCCCGGGCCGAATCCGGGGGGAACCACCGCGCCGTATCCCCGTCCGGGGCGGTGGGCATCATGCAGCTCATGCCCTCCACGGCCCGGGCCCTGGGGGTTAACCCTTACGACCCCCGGGAAAACGTCCTGGGAGGGGCGATGTACTTAAAGCGGCAACTGGACCGCTACCAGGGTAACCTGCCCCTGGCCCTGGCCGCGTACAACGCCGGTCCCGGGGCGGTAGACAGGTACGGGGGGGTACCTCCATACCGGGAAACCAGAAATTACGTGGCCACGGTGATGGGCCTTTTGGGGAGGTAATCATTTTATGTATCAAACCAGGATGATATTTCGTCTTGTGTACCTGCTGGAAATTCTGGTCTGTGTGTGCCTTTGCCTGGCCCTGGCCGTGGCCGCCCACGCCGAGCCGACCCCGGTAGAAGTTGTCAACCCCGTGACTATAAGCCCTCCACTTCCACCGGCGGCCCCTGCGGAAGTAACCGTTTCCGGGGTGACCGATACTGAAGCCACAATTTCCTGGTCCCCGGTACCTTACGCAACCCAGTATTCCGTTTGGGTGGACGGCCAGCGGTGGACGGGGAGCACTTCCCCGGGAGTAACCATCCAGGGTCTGCAACCCAGCATGACCTATACGGTTTATGTCACTGCGGCCAACGAGAGCGGGGAAAGCGGACCGTCAGCTTCCGTCAGCTTTACCACCATGCCCCCGGTTCCCACAGCCCCGGAGAAACCCGTGGTTACGAAGGTAACCGACAATACGGCAACGGTGCAGTGGCACCCCCTGCCTCCGGACCAGCACATCCAGGCTTATCGGGTTTACGTGGACGGTAAGGCCGTGGCCGATGTGCAACCGCAGGAAGGGATGCAGGCTGCCGAGTTGACCAACCTGAAACCGGGAATCCATACAGTGGCTGTCAGTGGTTTAAATGCCAACAAAGAAGGCCCTCAATCACCGGCTGTAAGTTTTACCGTCCAGGCCGTAACTGCTCCCACCGGCCTGCAAATGGTCAACCACTCCCACGACACCATCTGGCTGCAGTGGGATAAGGTTTCGGGATCTGAAAAGTATGAGATCTACGTGGGGGAACAACTCGCAGGAACAACTGACCAGACGAGCTATACCCTGACCGGCCTCCAGCCGGATCAGGAATACCAGGTATCTCTAATAGCCGTCCTCCCTGACGGCAACAGGAGCCAGCCGGCAACGTTGCAGGTAAAAACACTGCCGGTCCCCGAGGCCATAACTTTATCCGGGCTGAAGGAACGTATTTTCCCTTACGTGAATGATGCCATACCCGCCCTGGTGGCGGTCTTTGCAGTGGGGGCTGCTTTCGCCATAGCGCGTATGGCCAGGGTGCCGTTCTCGCCGTTCTCCTGGAGGGTTTAATAATGAGGTTTTTGGCCCGTTTACTGGTATTTCTTATCTCTCTATATACTGCTACACCTGCGCTGGCGGCAGTTGTATATGCAAACCCGTCTTACATATTTACATCGCAGCCAAATACAACAATCATACAGAGTGAGTACCTTTGGGCAGATACTACCGGTTTGGAATCAACGCGATTTACAGAAATAAAAGTATCGTGGGAACTTCAACCTGGTGACCAGGTAGGAATTAAGTTTTGGGATAGAGCCTTAAACCCCTTACCTTCGGCACATTTGGATACGAGCAATACGAGTGCAAGGGGAGTAAGTATAAGTTTCCCTTCTAATGCATATTTTGCTAAATTAGTCTTAATGACTGGAGATGCTTCTGGAAACAGATATTTGTGGTGGGATAGTGCCAGCAACACAAACGGTCATACTGCTATTTTCGCGGCACCGGAAATATCAACACCACCACCTACTAACGTAGGAGAAACACCTTCGGTGGGTACAAGTCAGACAACCATAAACATAGACAATTCCGAGGTAGTTGCGGAATTAAGAAATATCAAAGATCAATTATCAACGATAATCAGCAAACAGGAACAAATGATAAGCCAGATTAATTACGTCAAGAGCAAATTGGATACTGTAGTTAACCAATTAGACACTGTAATTAGCCACCTAAGTCATATAGATGACTACTTAACCATACCTCGACAGGCGGAGACGCTGGACACAAGCTCCCTGGGGCCTGTACCCTCTATAGACCCTACACCACCACCGGTAACCGAACCGCCGCAACAGCCGTACACCTATAACCGGCCAACGCCGCAAATGCCGCCGTTCGAGGACAGCCCCGGACCGCTGCCGATAGCGCCGGACCCTACAGTAATGGAGCATGACCCTCCGGCCGCAAGGGACAACCCCCGGGAGCTGGATCCGCCGAGAACACCGGACCCTGTAAGCATGGACCCGCCGTTAACACGCGACCCGGTGAGCATGGATCCTCCCCTGGAACGTGACCCGGCAACTATGGACCCACCCCTGACCCGTGACCCGGTGGTTATGGATCCGCCGTTGAGCCGCGATGAACCGATACAAAGAGATGAACCGCTTACGAGGGAAGAGCCATTGACCCCGGATCCACCATTGACACCGGATCCTCCGCTCACCCCGGAACCGCCTTTGAATTAAGAGGGTGATCTCATGTACCAGTTTTTCCAGAGCCTTTTCCAGCACTTATTGAACGGTATAATCAATGCGGTACATTGGTTCGGCCAGCTATTCCAGAACATCTGGAATGCCTTCAAACAGTTCATCGCCATGATATTTCAGCCCCTGCTTTTATTCTTCCAGGGGCTGTGGTACTTGATTACGAAGGTCTTTGATATTGTCGTCCTGGCCGTGCAGGTCATTTTCGGCCTCTTCAAGGTTGTCTGGTCCATTGTGGCCGGGATATTTCACACTTTTGCGGGGCTGATGGGTTTTTCAGGTAGCACCGATTATTACTACTTACCCGGGGCATACCAGCAGGGTTGGGACGGGGTAGCCGGGTTTTTCCTTAAAACAGGGCTGAACACTATCGCCCTGGTCGCCTGCGTTTTCGTGTGGATCCTGACGGCTTGGGCGGTGATAAAGATTGCGGGTGGGGAGAGGTGAGGGTTCTTGCAGTTTTCCTTGCACTCCTGCCCGCCCTTATCTTTCTCCCCTCTCCGGCCCTGGCCGTTCCCACCCCTCCCGACTACATGATCCCCTACTTCCAGCAGGCCGCCAGCGAAACAGGGGTGGATTACAACCTGCTTGTTTCGGTGGGGTACTGTGAAAGTGGCTTCAACCCCAACGCGGTATCCAGTGCAGGGGCCATAGGGGTAATGCAGCTCTTGCCTTCTACTGCGACTGCATTTGGGGCAAGCGATCCCCGGGACCCCCAGCAGAACATCATGGCAGGGGCCAGATACCTGAAGTACCTGCTAGACCGCTACAAAGGGGACGTTGAACTTGCCCTGGCCGCCTACAACGCGGGCCCGGGCAACGTGGACAAGTACGGGGGTATTCCCCCCTTCCGCGAAACAAGGGATTACGTGAAAAAAGTCATGGCTACTGCCGGCCTGACATACGAAGAGAGGTCATACGGCGTGTTTCAGCGGATAGTAGACACTTTCTTTAACCCCATCATCAACATCCTGGTTTCGGTGAGGGATCGCCTGGATTACGTCTCCCAGGTGGCCGCCCGGGGGTTGAACCTGGATTACTTTTTAGGGCCTGTGATGATGCTCGGGCCGCAGTGGAAGGTGTTAATTGTCTCAATAGTGGCAAGTGCTTTCCTGCTGCTGACCGTCCTGGTGGCCAGAAAAGGGTACGGGATTTACCTGGCGCTAAAGGAGGGGGTTAAGTGGTGGTAAGTCCGGCTGTAAAACGCAGGATATCTATAGTCATGCTTGCTATTCTGGCATTATCCGGCTTATTTTTGTTTCATGGTTCAGCTTATGCTGAAAACTTCACAAATGTAAGTGTATCATATCTAAAAACCGGCATGTCATATGATAACCTGCAATATATATTTGATACCGATACCAATACGTTTGGCCATTTGACTATGGATAATGTTACAGGTATCCAGCAGGGTGATCTGCTTGCGACATTTAGTTTTGATCCCGTATTTGTTGGCACTGTCAATATCTATACGGGCATCGCTAATTATATGGTCATATTTACTTTTACCCTGTCGCCTCCTGCAAATGCCGTAAATAACCTGCGATTGACTGATAACGGTGGCATACAATACACCGGATCTTATTCGACTTATAACTATAACCTGATATGGGACGGCATTAGCAACGCCAGCGGATATAATGTTTATAGGGACGGTACCTTAGTAGGAAATACAACGAGCACTACATATACAGTTCCAATTGTTGGAGGTGGTGCAGGGTATGTATTTGAAGTGGCACCAATTATTAATGGACAGGAAGGTCCCAGGGCTAAACTAATAACATCTGCATCTACAGGGACAGGCCAGAATGACACATATGTAATAAACGGGCAAATATCACAAATAAGAGTACATGATTACACAAAAACAACATTATTGCAAAACGGAGGGAAAATAGTAATAGGATCGATATCTTACGGACCGCCCGCCCCGTCAGATCCAGTTACTAACTTACAGGTGATTAATATAACCAAAACGTCAGCAACCGCAACCTGGACGGTATCAAACGCCCAGGCATATAAAGTCTATTTAGATGGCACTTATATGGGAACAACGACAGGCAATCAGTATGATTTTACAAACTTGCAGATAGGGTCCTCCCATACGGTCACGGTTGTAGGTGTCATCGGAAATGTTGAGGGGCAGGGGGTGTCAACAACCTTTACCACCTTGCC containing:
- a CDS encoding lytic transglycosylase domain-containing protein, whose product is MIKKLVAAVVIGATLHTGAGVAAAAPSQINCADLKPARVVAVDCSALGVSQVDPPKVNTRETRLSYFPELSRGITIRPIITRLAEDVHNLIEWAAQKVGLSSSLLRAVARAESGGNHRAVSPSGAVGIMQLMPSTARALGVNPYDPRENVLGGAMYLKRQLDRYQGNLPLALAAYNAGPGAVDRYGGVPPYRETRNYVATVMGLLGR
- a CDS encoding fibronectin type III domain-containing protein, whose protein sequence is MYQTRMIFRLVYLLEILVCVCLCLALAVAAHAEPTPVEVVNPVTISPPLPPAAPAEVTVSGVTDTEATISWSPVPYATQYSVWVDGQRWTGSTSPGVTIQGLQPSMTYTVYVTAANESGESGPSASVSFTTMPPVPTAPEKPVVTKVTDNTATVQWHPLPPDQHIQAYRVYVDGKAVADVQPQEGMQAAELTNLKPGIHTVAVSGLNANKEGPQSPAVSFTVQAVTAPTGLQMVNHSHDTIWLQWDKVSGSEKYEIYVGEQLAGTTDQTSYTLTGLQPDQEYQVSLIAVLPDGNRSQPATLQVKTLPVPEAITLSGLKERIFPYVNDAIPALVAVFAVGAAFAIARMARVPFSPFSWRV
- a CDS encoding lytic transglycosylase domain-containing protein encodes the protein MRVLAVFLALLPALIFLPSPALAVPTPPDYMIPYFQQAASETGVDYNLLVSVGYCESGFNPNAVSSAGAIGVMQLLPSTATAFGASDPRDPQQNIMAGARYLKYLLDRYKGDVELALAAYNAGPGNVDKYGGIPPFRETRDYVKKVMATAGLTYEERSYGVFQRIVDTFFNPIINILVSVRDRLDYVSQVAARGLNLDYFLGPVMMLGPQWKVLIVSIVASAFLLLTVLVARKGYGIYLALKEGVKWW
- a CDS encoding fibronectin type III domain-containing protein; the protein is MVVSPAVKRRISIVMLAILALSGLFLFHGSAYAENFTNVSVSYLKTGMSYDNLQYIFDTDTNTFGHLTMDNVTGIQQGDLLATFSFDPVFVGTVNIYTGIANYMVIFTFTLSPPANAVNNLRLTDNGGIQYTGSYSTYNYNLIWDGISNASGYNVYRDGTLVGNTTSTTYTVPIVGGGAGYVFEVAPIINGQEGPRAKLITSASTGTGQNDTYVINGQISQIRVHDYTKTTLLQNGGKIVIGSISYGPPAPSDPVTNLQVINITKTSATATWTVSNAQAYKVYLDGTYMGTTTGNQYDFTNLQIGSSHTVTVVGVIGNVEGQGVSTTFTTLPPDPVTNLDVINITKTSATATWTGTPNASEYKVYLNGNLVSVKHNPPWHNTQV